From Cheilinus undulatus linkage group 17, ASM1832078v1, whole genome shotgun sequence, one genomic window encodes:
- the surf4 gene encoding surfeit locus protein 4 isoform X2, which translates to MGQEDLMNTAEDVADQFLRVTKQYLPHLARLCLISTFLEDGIRMWFQWNEQRDYIEGGCVLILSRNFVQYACFGLFGIIALQTVAYSILWDLKFLMRNLALGGGLLLLLAESRSEGKSMFAGVPSMGESSPKQYMQLGGRVLLVLMFMTLLHFDSNFFSILQNMVGTALIILVAIGFKTKLAALTLVVWLFAINVYFNAFWTIPAYKPMHDFLKYDFFQTTSVIGGLLLVVALGPGGVSMDEKKKEW; encoded by the exons ATGGGGCAGGAGGATCTCATGAACACAGCCGAAGACGTGGCAGACCAG TTCCTGCGGGTAACCAAACAGTACCTGCCCCACCTGGCACGTCTTTGTCTCATCAGCACTTTCCTGGAAGATGGCATCCGTATGTGGTTTCAGTGGAATGAGCAGAGAGACTACATTGAAG GTGGTTGTGTCCTCATCCTCAGTAGAAATTTTGTACAATATGCCTGCTTTGGACTATTTGGCATCATAGCACTACAG ACTGTTGCATACAGCATTTTATGGGACCTTAAATTTTTGATGAG gAACCTCGCCCTTGGAGGTGGTCTGCTTCTGCTGTTGGCTGAGTCCCGTTCAGAAGGAAAGAGTATGTTTGCTGGAGTTCCCTCCATGGGGGAGAGTTCACCGAAACAGTACATGCAGCTGGGTGGTCGAGTACTGCTGGTGCTCATGTTCATGACCCTGCTGCACTTTGACTCCAACTTTTTCTCT ATCCTGCAGAACATGGTTGGGACTGCCCTCATCATCCTCGTGGCAATTGGCTTCAAAACCAAGCTAGCAGCATTGACCCTGGTCGTGTGGCTCTTTGCTATCAACGTCTACTTCAACGCTTTCTGGACCATCCCTGCTTACAAGCCCATGCACGACTTCCTCAAGTACGACTTCTTCCAGACCACCTCGGTCATCGGCGGGCTTCTACTGGTCGTGGCACTTGGACCTGGCGGAGTGTCCATggatgagaaaaagaaagagtggTAG
- the surf4 gene encoding surfeit locus protein 4 isoform X1, whose translation MGQEDLMNTAEDVADQFLRVTKQYLPHLARLCLISTFLEDGIRMWFQWNEQRDYIEGTWSCGYFLATCFVLLNLIGQLGGCVLILSRNFVQYACFGLFGIIALQTVAYSILWDLKFLMRNLALGGGLLLLLAESRSEGKSMFAGVPSMGESSPKQYMQLGGRVLLVLMFMTLLHFDSNFFSILQNMVGTALIILVAIGFKTKLAALTLVVWLFAINVYFNAFWTIPAYKPMHDFLKYDFFQTTSVIGGLLLVVALGPGGVSMDEKKKEW comes from the exons ATGGGGCAGGAGGATCTCATGAACACAGCCGAAGACGTGGCAGACCAG TTCCTGCGGGTAACCAAACAGTACCTGCCCCACCTGGCACGTCTTTGTCTCATCAGCACTTTCCTGGAAGATGGCATCCGTATGTGGTTTCAGTGGAATGAGCAGAGAGACTACATTGAAGGTACCTGGAGCTGTGGCTACTTCCTGGCTACTTGCTTTGTGCTGCTTAACCTCATAGGACAGCTGG GTGGTTGTGTCCTCATCCTCAGTAGAAATTTTGTACAATATGCCTGCTTTGGACTATTTGGCATCATAGCACTACAG ACTGTTGCATACAGCATTTTATGGGACCTTAAATTTTTGATGAG gAACCTCGCCCTTGGAGGTGGTCTGCTTCTGCTGTTGGCTGAGTCCCGTTCAGAAGGAAAGAGTATGTTTGCTGGAGTTCCCTCCATGGGGGAGAGTTCACCGAAACAGTACATGCAGCTGGGTGGTCGAGTACTGCTGGTGCTCATGTTCATGACCCTGCTGCACTTTGACTCCAACTTTTTCTCT ATCCTGCAGAACATGGTTGGGACTGCCCTCATCATCCTCGTGGCAATTGGCTTCAAAACCAAGCTAGCAGCATTGACCCTGGTCGTGTGGCTCTTTGCTATCAACGTCTACTTCAACGCTTTCTGGACCATCCCTGCTTACAAGCCCATGCACGACTTCCTCAAGTACGACTTCTTCCAGACCACCTCGGTCATCGGCGGGCTTCTACTGGTCGTGGCACTTGGACCTGGCGGAGTGTCCATggatgagaaaaagaaagagtggTAG